In the genome of Oncorhynchus gorbuscha isolate QuinsamMale2020 ecotype Even-year unplaced genomic scaffold, OgorEven_v1.0 Un_scaffold_1880, whole genome shotgun sequence, the window tctctctctgtctctctgtctgtcttgctctctctctgtctgtctctctatttctctgtctctctctctctgtctctctctgtctgtctctctatttctctgtctctctctgtctgtctctgtctgtctctctctcaggattcATCTGCCTCCGTCATCCTTGCTGTGGTGTCACTCCTGAGGATCTGTAACGGCCACTCCCCCTCACCCGAGAGCAAGGCTGCTATTGGCTGTAGCAAAGCATCCACCAACCTGATTGGATGCAGCAAGGTCCAGAGGTGTTGCCTAGACTCCCTGGCTAGCCTTAGCACCTGCCCTGGTGAGAATCTAGACTCTGGGAGCGTGTTCAGGAATACAATCATGTTTAAAAGCGAACCAAATTAATTTTTAAAAAGCGTTGTTATTTTAGGAGCTGTGGAACGGGTGGCGGAGGTGTTCCATGTTCTAGTGCAGAACCTACAGAACCCTGACTCAGACCCCACCGTGAGACACACCTTACAAACACCCAACACGCAACATCTAACTCAGTttggtttctctcctgtctctcctagtTTCCTAGTGGATtaatgaccagtgtgtgtgtgtgtgtgtgtgtgtgtttttgtgtgtgtgtttttgtgtgtgtgtgtgtgtgtgtgtgtgtgtgtgtgtgtgtgtgtgtgtgtgtgtgtgtgtgtgtgtgtgtgtgtgtgtgtgtgtgtgtgtgtgtgtgtgtgtgtgtgtgtgtgtgtgtgtgtgtgtgtttttgtgtgtgtgtgttccttctgTCTCCTGTGTTCAGGTGCTCCAGAAGAACTACCAGGCCATGTTGAGGTGGCTTCGTGTGTCTGCAGAGCCTCACTCACTGGCTGATCTGGTCACTGAAGGTACAGAGAATCAATCAAACATCAATATATCTGGTCACTGGAGGTACATGGAGTCAATATATCTGGTCACTGAAGGTACAGGGAGTCAACATCAATATATCTGGTCACTGAAGGTACAGGGAGTCAACATCAATATATCTGGTCACTGAAGGTACAGGGAGTCAATATATCTGGTCACTGAAGGTACATGGAGTCAATATATCTGGTCACTGAAGGTACAGGGAGTCAACATCAATATATCTGGTCACTGAAGGTACAGGGAGTCAACATCAATATATCACTGGTCACTGGTCACTGAGGTACAGGGAGTCAACATCAATATATCTGGTCACTGAAGGTACAGGGAGTCAGTCACTGGAACATCAATATATCTGGTCACTGAAGGTACAGGGAGTCAACATCAATATATCTGGTCACTGAAGGTACAGGGAGTCAACATCAATATATCTGGTCACTGGAGGTACAGGGAGTCAATATATCTGGTCACTGAAGGTACAGGGAGTCAACATCAATATATCTGGTCACTGAAGGTACAGGGAGTCAATCAAACATCAATATATCTGGTCACTGAAGGTTCAGGGAGTCAATATATCTGGTCACTGAAGGTACAGGGAGTCAATATATCTGGTCACTGAAGGTACAGGGAGTCAATATATCTGGTCACTGAAGGTACAGGGAGTCAATATATCTGGTCACTGAAGGTACAGGGAGTCAATATATCTGGTCACTGAAGGTACAGGGAGTCAATATATCTGGTCACTGAAGGTACAGGGAGTCAATATATCTGGTCACTGAAGGTACAGGGAGTCAATATATCTGGTCACTGAAGGTACAGGGAGTCAATATATCTGGTCACTGAAGGTACAGGGAGTCAACATCAATATATCTGGTCACTGAAGGTACAGGGAGTCAATATATCTGGTCACTGAAGGTACAGGGAGTCAATATATCTGGTCACTGAAGGTACAGGGAGTCAATATATCTGGTCACTGAAGGTACAGGGAGTCAATATATCTGGTCACTGAAGGTACAGGGAGTCAACATCAATATATCTGGTCACTGAAGGTACAGGGAGTCAACATCAATATATCTGGTCACTGAAGGTACAGGGAGTCAACATCAATATATCTGGTCACTGGAGGTACAGGGAGTCAATATATCTGGTCACTGAAGGTACAGGGAGTCAACATCAATATATCTGGTCACTGAAGGTACAGGGAGTCAATATATCTGGTCACTGAAGGTTCAGGGAGTCAATATATCTGGTCACTGAAGGTTCAGGGAGTCAATATATCTGGTCACTGAAGGTACAGGGAGTCAACATCAATATATCTGGTCACTGAAGGTACAGGGAGTCAATATATCTGGTCACTGAAGGTACAGGGAGTCAATATATCTGGTCACTGAAGGTACAGGGAGTCAATATATCTGGTCACTGAAGCTACAGGGAATCAATATATCTGGTCACTGAAGGTACAGGGAGTCAATATATCTGGTCACTGAAGGTACAGGGAGtcaacatcagtgtgtgtgtgtgtgtgtgtgtgtgtgtgtgtgtgtgtgtgtgtgtgtgtgtgtgtgtgtgtgtgtgtgtgtgtgtgtgtgtgtgtgtgtgtgtgtgtgtgtgtgtgcgcgtcgtAACAGATCTCCTGCCCGTGCTAAAGAAGCGTGTGTGTGTCGTAACAGACCTCCTTCCCGTGCTAAAGAAGCGTGTGTGTGTCGTAACAGACCTCCTTCCCGTGCTAaagaagcgtgtgtgtgtgtcgtaacaGACCTCCTTCCCGTGCTAaagaagcgtgtgtgtgtgtcgtaacaGATCTCCTGCCCGTGCTAaagaagcgtgtgtgtgtgtcgtaacaGACCTCCTTCCCGTGCTAaagaagcgtgtgtgtgtgtcgtaacaGACCTCCTTCCCGTGCTAaagaagcgtgtgtgtgtgtcgtaacaGATCTCCTGCCCGTGCTAaagaagcgtgtgtgtgtgtgtgtcgtaacaGATCTCCTGCCCGTGCTAAAGAAGCGTGTGTGTGTCGTAACAGACCTCCTTCCCGTGCTAaagaagcgtgtgtgtgtgtcgtaacaGATCGCCTGCCCGTGCTAaagaagcgtgtgtgtgtgtgtcgtaacaGATCTCCTGCCCGTGCTAAAGAAGCGTGTGTGTGACGTGCGTTGGGAGGTTCGAGACTCCACTCTGGAGTTCCTCGGCCATCTATGTGAGGCGTTAAGCTGCACCGTCACTCCTATCCTGCTGGAGGCGCTGTGTGATCAGGAGAGCTATGTGAGGGCTAGTGCCATCTCTGCCCTGGCCAGGACACTACCGCTCAGTGACCAGCAGGGGGAgccagagaaccagacacaggTGAGACTCTGACCTACACATTTCATTTACTGTATAACACATGCCCCGCTTCACATttctttctatatatatatatatatggttttAAAATATTATAtacacatgttttttttaatgaatatttgtatatatatatttttgttttgtttaaaaaacgtttttgtttaaaaaacattttttatgaaGATTTGTTTAATTCATATAACTCTAATAttttaaaacaatacattttGACGAATCAAATGATTCGATTCTTCATTTAAGTAGTTGGAATCCGGTTCAATCGCGGTGAATCGAATCAAAAATAATAATTAGTGAATCGCAAACAGTAAAAGGAAATGAATAGCAGCTGTCGTCTTtgttacttattttccaccataatttgcaaataaattcattaaaaatcctacaatgtgattttctggattttttttctcattttgtctgtcatagttgtagtgtacctatgatgaacattacaggcctctctcatctttttggctgactaaatacttttttgccccactgtatactgtgTACTGAGCCTTCAGTACACAGTTATACAGGTAACTGTTGTTCAGTTAActgttgttactgtgtgtgttctctctaggaGCAGACCCTGGGTCAGTTAActgttgttactgtgtgtgttctctctaggaGCAGATCCTGGGTCAGTTAActgttgttactgtgtgtgttctctctaggaGCAGACCCTGGGTCAGTTAActgttgttactgtgtgtgttctctctaggaGCAGACCCTGGGTCAGTTAActgttgttactgtgtgtgttctcttcaTGTGCAGACCCTGGGTCAGTTAActgttgttactgtgtgtgttctcttcaTGTGCAGACCCTGGGTCAGTTAActgttgttactgtgtgtgttctcttcaTGTGCAGACCCTGGGTCAGTTAactggtgttactgtgtgtgtgttctcttcaTGTGCAGACCCTGGGTCAGTTAactggtgttactgtgtgtgtgttctcttcaGGAACAGACCCTGGGTCAGttaactgttgttactgttatacaggtaactgttgttactgtgtgtgtCCTCTTCAGGAGCAGATCCTGGGTCAGTTACTAGACATCCTGTCTCAGGATTCAGAGGGCTTCCCCAGACGTGCTGTGGTCCAGTTCTTCATCAGCTGGCTAAAGACACACccatcatcttcctcctcctcctcctcctcgctgtGTTCTGTCCTATCGCTGGGCAGCACTGATCTGGACTGGGAGGTCAAAGTTCACACCCTGGAGCTGGTTGAGCTCCTAATGGAGGAAACACTACCAGGTCACCAGGAGTCAGAGCTGGGGTCAACTCCTCCCCCTTACGGTGGCTCTGGAGGGACAAACCTACTAACACACACTGACCTCACACATCCCTACGCTGTGACGCCAAGCCAGCCCTCAccccttctaacacacaccccaactgacacacacacgcccctcacacacacacacccaactaCATCTGTAGTGTGTGGTCTGTCTCGGTTGGTGGAGCTCGGTGTTATAACAGCGTTATTCAATGGCCTGTTTGATTGCGACAGACCTGTAGCTTTAAAAGCCTGTAGTCTGTTGCTACGACTACGAGACGCGGTGTGTCCGTCCCGGTCGCTAGGGAAAGGTGCCATGACaactgacgacacaacagttgcCAAGGTGACTTTTGATCTGAGGGGTCAGGTTTGGGAGCGGGAGGTCACGAGGAagttacaggagaagagaggatctGATTGGGTTAAAGAGTCCAGGGAAGTAGGTTGTGATAGGCCGAACAAGAACAGAGATTCTGATAGGACAGACGGGGCTGGTTCCGAAGCCTGCGATAGGTCGACGgggaagagtgtgtgtgagggtagCGCGAGGGTGTGTGAGGTGCTGTGGTCGTTGGGTctagaggagaggcagagtgtgtTATCACAGAGTAGTGACCATGTCCAgaactcacccctctctctactggaGGACATTCTGAACGCTACAGACACCTCACACACTGACGAggttacagtagactgttactgacacctcacacactgacgaggttacagtagactgttactgacacctcacacactgacgaggttacagtagactgttactgaCACCTCACACACTGACGAGGTTCTAGTAGACTGTTACTGACACCTCACACACTGACGAGGT includes:
- the brat1 gene encoding BRCA1-associated ATM activator 1; the protein is MDSECLVLLPRVCAVLADPRQSLPDDTSLEKLLDWFTGLTKEDHGLALLESCPCLVDYISTACLDKTTDPSMLSFSLKLSGLLAASQHGFNLLQPPRCLTKPLLQLQTDPSLFVASAANHLLARLLTFHQPATTSHTTQGNGLTVPPNKEEVELDITMETSPGSGCSITMEILKHLEISLESDSHTQVLQGLRLLALTLPELEAPLRGSVIRRVLRPLEGLVREGRRAVAQPLMDVLLATYRSLCRSGPCDSRLVSLMASMLNSQNPSDAALCAAATLHPETCPPGLRQKIVAVLLGPLQMVTGVTLLDWPNDRHTDEQTDHRHTDQQTDNRQTDTDQDRQTEGRSSLSLLLDHLNHKPSCVSLLCVSVSSAPYITDMDSSASVILAVVSLLRICNGHSPSPESKAAIGCSKASTNLIGCSKVQRCCLDSLASLSTCPGAVERVAEVFHVLVQNLQNPDSDPTVLQKNYQAMLRWLRVSAEPHSLADLVTEDLLPVLKKRVCDVRWEVRDSTLEFLGHLCEALSCTVTPILLEALCDQESYVRASAISALARTLPLSDQQGEPENQTQEQILGQLLDILSQDSEGFPRRAVVQFFISWLKTHPSSSSSSSSSLCSVLSLGSTDLDWEVKVHTLELVELLMEETLPGHQESELGSTPPPYGGSGGTNLLTHTDLTHPYAVTPSQPSPLLTHTPTDTHTPLTHTHPTTSVVCGLSRLVELGVITALFNGLFDCDRPVALKACSLLLRLRDAVCPSRSLGKGAMTTDDTTVAKVTFDLRGQVWEREVTRKLQEKRGSDWVKESREVGCDRPNKNRDSDRTDGAGSEACDRSTGKSVCEGSARVCEVLWSLGLEERQSVLSQSSDHVQNSPLSLLEDILNATDTSHTDEVTVDCY